A genomic window from Massilia sp. METH4 includes:
- a CDS encoding DUF3320 domain-containing protein has product MTPDNAVAPATVAAPLPLPAPLTAIFTADPVTGYAAMQNDVPAVRSIALTNAGTTALTNVEVTLGCRPAFAGSLQLRFERLGAGETRSIAPVALKPDHAWPASLDEAERAAIVLTATADGHASFEAAHPIEVLAYDQWAGTRALPELLAAFCMPNARVVDRLIAAASTLLREVPGSPAMDGYQSRNRERVWQQVSAMYGAVLAQDLHYANPPASFGTDGQKIRTPERILDTKVATCLDLVMLFASCLEQAGLHPVVLLKDGHAWIGVWLIDTCFPTALVDDAQSVRKRVSSGELMVFETTGVAGGGQSLRLACRAGEEHLADDAGFLCAIDIRRARELHIRPLPSHAPLAATAPQVEQEVEQEVEQNTPAIELMPALPPLDPALLPTGETAVDTPEGRLARWKSRLLDLTLRNRLLNFKPSKTTLRVICPVPGALEDTLAEGKDFRLRAAPPLMTGADPREAPAFTARTGQAPLDVLAEDALGRQEILVDIPEEQLNARLLEIHRAAATSLEEGGANTLFLVFGLLEWKEEPGAESSHLAPILMVPVTLARQSVRSGFRLARHDDEALVNPTLVQKLAQDFELKLPAFDVLPTDDKGIDVAGILQAFRLHVAELKGWEVHEQVHLGIFSFTKYLMWKDLQDRHAQLRANPVVAQLIDHPGEAFASADLGFAPRTLDASHRPDELYAPLLSDSSQLRAICVAGGGTNLVIEGPPGTGKSQTITNLIAHLLATGKSVLFVSEKMAALEVVHRRLNAVGLGPFSLELHSSKAKKADVIRQLGVALDAAGARTVKDWELEAARLAALRADLNDVAVALHRVHPNDLTIHAAIGTCIEHAGERAAPFAWTDPDAHTRTDLEIWRETTRQIGALASQLPTLANHPLGRIGTAAWSPSWEQDLLESAGALAARVAALADAAAAPLRLLGAGADGLSLDDLAVLDRLADLLLAAPRIPAGVAKAAHDDAALARLAALREHGVARNRAWETLAGCYAEAVTGLSAAELRREWVAAQAAWWPKSWLAGRALQKRLQTYRTDGQRPGDADVAALLEALAQINEHDAALAAMGAEAIVLLQAEFTAHRTDWEAVARAERWARDFAGAIARLAGGDPQLAGSVRANLLPCVTENRMLLAPGMPVANELARYREAWREFSTQLRQTSNLGGCGDNLGLHAAAADALAQVAAIVQGWQQNARQLRPWCLWQGARARAVNSGLQGIVVALETGEVPLARVPDFFEYSYRNWWVRKAIDREPVLCAFSSADHERKIREFRLADERFQQLTQQYVAAALAARIPAAATLATGSDSELGRVRRELQKQRRHMPIRQLIAGLPTLLPRLKPCLLMSPLSVAQYLDAGHAQFDVVIFDEASQIPVWDAVGAIARGRQLVCVGDPKQLPPTSFFHRADEGEEGAGETEVQDLESILDECLGIGLPELTLNWHYRSRHESLIAFSNATYYGNELVTFPSPVTEDTAVRFRHVPGVYDRGGTKTNRAEAEAIVAAIEQHYLDAARSRQTLGVVTFNSAQQALIERLLEERRRANAALDAAIAAPAQEALFVKNLENVQGDERDVILFSVTYGPDAQGKVSLNFGPLNLEGGQRRLNVAISRARQAVVIFSTLLPEQIDLARVRAAGVRDLRNYLEFALRGAPALARQAQGAAREIAGGCERQIAAALRERGWTVHEQVGVSGYRLDLGVVDPRAAGRYLLGIECDGPSYHSGATARDRDRLRQHVLEGLGWNLFRVWSTDWWLDPDEPLGRLLARLDALVSQEESVVEPPPAGETLEEAPTALPAEPMPADAGAGAEAAPARPDDANLYIPVALPKGDPERFYEPASSAEQRHQLGRVIHEEGPVAQAVLLRRIIRAWGLARTGSRIEKHLAALLPANQRMTTEGGVFYWPEHLDPAAWTGFRLPGGEAEARRAIDEIALEELGNIALYVLGQQGGTTQAGLARAVCRLLGMARTSAEAEDRIGRALGHGRVAELIAVAEGVVSLRG; this is encoded by the coding sequence ATGACACCAGACAACGCCGTCGCTCCCGCCACCGTAGCCGCCCCCCTGCCCTTGCCGGCCCCGCTCACGGCAATATTCACCGCCGACCCGGTCACCGGTTACGCGGCCATGCAGAACGACGTTCCCGCGGTGCGCAGCATTGCATTGACAAACGCCGGCACCACCGCGCTGACGAACGTCGAGGTGACGCTCGGCTGCCGGCCCGCTTTCGCGGGCAGCTTGCAGCTGCGTTTCGAGCGGCTCGGAGCGGGCGAAACCCGCAGCATCGCGCCGGTCGCGCTGAAGCCCGACCATGCCTGGCCGGCGAGCCTGGACGAAGCGGAGCGCGCCGCCATCGTGCTCACCGCGACAGCCGATGGCCACGCATCGTTCGAAGCGGCGCACCCGATCGAGGTGCTGGCCTACGACCAGTGGGCCGGCACGCGCGCGCTGCCCGAACTGCTGGCGGCGTTCTGCATGCCCAACGCGCGTGTCGTGGATCGCCTGATCGCCGCCGCCTCGACCCTGCTGCGCGAGGTACCGGGCAGTCCGGCGATGGATGGTTATCAATCGCGCAATCGTGAGCGCGTCTGGCAGCAGGTGTCGGCGATGTACGGCGCGGTGCTCGCGCAAGACCTGCACTACGCCAATCCGCCGGCCTCGTTCGGCACGGACGGCCAGAAGATCCGCACGCCGGAACGCATCCTCGATACCAAGGTGGCGACTTGCCTCGACCTGGTGATGCTGTTCGCCTCCTGCCTGGAGCAGGCCGGCCTGCATCCGGTCGTGCTGCTCAAGGATGGCCACGCGTGGATCGGCGTGTGGCTGATCGACACCTGCTTCCCCACCGCGCTGGTGGACGACGCCCAGTCGGTGCGCAAGCGCGTGAGCTCGGGAGAACTGATGGTGTTCGAAACGACCGGCGTGGCGGGCGGCGGGCAATCGCTGCGCCTGGCCTGCCGCGCCGGCGAGGAACATCTCGCCGACGATGCCGGATTCCTGTGTGCGATCGACATCCGCCGCGCGCGCGAGCTGCATATCCGTCCGTTGCCTTCGCATGCGCCGTTGGCCGCGACGGCGCCGCAGGTGGAGCAGGAGGTGGAGCAGGAGGTGGAGCAAAACACGCCTGCCATCGAGCTCATGCCGGCGCTGCCGCCGCTCGACCCGGCGCTGCTGCCGACGGGCGAGACCGCCGTGGACACGCCGGAAGGACGGCTGGCGCGCTGGAAGAGCCGCCTGCTCGACCTGACGCTGCGCAACCGGCTGCTCAACTTTAAGCCGTCGAAGACGACCCTGCGCGTGATCTGCCCCGTCCCCGGCGCCCTCGAGGACACGCTGGCCGAAGGCAAGGATTTCCGCCTGCGCGCCGCCCCGCCCCTGATGACCGGCGCCGATCCGCGCGAGGCGCCCGCCTTCACGGCACGCACCGGCCAGGCACCGCTCGACGTGCTGGCGGAGGACGCGCTCGGCCGCCAGGAAATCCTGGTCGACATACCGGAAGAGCAGCTCAATGCGCGCCTGCTGGAAATCCATCGCGCCGCCGCCACGAGCCTGGAGGAAGGCGGCGCCAACACGCTGTTCCTCGTGTTCGGCCTGCTGGAATGGAAGGAAGAACCGGGGGCGGAAAGCTCGCACCTGGCGCCGATCCTGATGGTGCCCGTCACGCTCGCGCGCCAGTCGGTGAGGAGCGGCTTCCGGCTGGCCCGGCACGACGACGAAGCGCTCGTCAATCCCACCCTGGTGCAGAAGCTGGCGCAGGATTTCGAGCTGAAGCTGCCCGCCTTCGACGTGCTGCCCACGGACGACAAGGGCATCGACGTGGCCGGCATCCTGCAGGCGTTCCGCCTGCACGTGGCCGAACTGAAAGGGTGGGAGGTGCACGAGCAGGTCCACCTGGGCATCTTCTCGTTCACCAAGTACCTGATGTGGAAGGACTTGCAGGACCGGCACGCGCAACTGCGGGCGAACCCGGTGGTCGCGCAGCTGATCGACCATCCCGGCGAAGCGTTCGCGAGCGCCGACCTGGGCTTCGCGCCGCGCACCCTCGATGCCAGCCACCGGCCCGACGAGCTGTATGCCCCGCTGCTGTCGGACTCCTCGCAGCTGCGGGCGATCTGCGTGGCGGGCGGCGGCACCAACCTCGTCATCGAAGGCCCGCCCGGCACCGGCAAGAGCCAGACGATCACGAACCTGATCGCCCACCTGCTGGCGACCGGCAAGTCGGTGCTGTTCGTCTCGGAAAAGATGGCCGCGCTGGAAGTCGTGCACCGCCGGCTGAACGCCGTCGGCCTGGGCCCGTTCAGCCTGGAACTGCATTCGTCGAAGGCCAAGAAGGCCGACGTGATCCGCCAGCTCGGCGTCGCGCTCGACGCGGCCGGCGCGCGCACCGTGAAGGACTGGGAGCTGGAAGCGGCCCGCCTGGCCGCCCTGCGCGCCGATCTCAACGACGTGGCCGTGGCGCTGCACCGCGTGCACCCGAACGACCTGACGATCCACGCGGCGATCGGCACCTGCATCGAGCACGCCGGCGAGCGTGCCGCTCCCTTCGCGTGGACCGATCCCGACGCACATACCCGTACCGACCTGGAAATCTGGCGCGAGACGACCCGCCAGATCGGCGCGCTGGCCAGCCAGTTGCCCACGCTCGCGAACCATCCTCTGGGCCGGATCGGCACCGCCGCCTGGTCGCCCTCCTGGGAACAGGACTTGCTGGAAAGCGCCGGCGCGCTGGCCGCGCGGGTCGCGGCACTGGCCGACGCCGCCGCGGCCCCGCTGCGGCTGCTGGGTGCGGGCGCGGATGGCCTGTCGCTGGACGACCTGGCGGTGCTGGACCGGCTGGCCGATCTCCTGCTGGCCGCACCGCGCATTCCGGCCGGGGTCGCGAAGGCGGCGCACGACGACGCGGCGCTGGCCCGGCTCGCGGCATTGCGCGAGCACGGCGTGGCGCGCAACCGGGCTTGGGAGACCCTGGCCGGGTGCTATGCGGAAGCCGTCACCGGCCTGTCCGCCGCCGAACTGCGCCGCGAGTGGGTGGCCGCCCAGGCAGCCTGGTGGCCGAAGAGCTGGCTCGCCGGGCGCGCCTTGCAAAAGCGCCTGCAAACCTACCGTACCGATGGCCAGCGGCCCGGCGACGCCGACGTGGCGGCGCTGCTCGAAGCGCTGGCGCAGATCAACGAACACGATGCGGCGCTGGCCGCGATGGGTGCCGAAGCCATTGTTTTGTTGCAAGCGGAGTTCACGGCCCACCGCACGGACTGGGAGGCCGTCGCGCGCGCGGAGCGCTGGGCCAGGGACTTTGCCGGCGCCATTGCGCGCCTGGCGGGCGGCGACCCGCAACTGGCGGGGTCGGTGCGCGCGAACCTGCTCCCCTGCGTTACGGAAAACCGCATGCTGCTGGCGCCGGGCATGCCGGTTGCAAACGAACTGGCCCGGTATCGGGAGGCGTGGCGCGAGTTTTCCACGCAGCTGCGGCAGACCTCGAATCTCGGAGGATGTGGCGACAACCTCGGTCTGCACGCGGCGGCTGCCGACGCGCTGGCGCAGGTCGCGGCCATCGTGCAGGGCTGGCAGCAGAACGCGCGGCAGTTGCGGCCATGGTGCCTGTGGCAAGGCGCCCGCGCCCGCGCCGTGAACAGCGGCCTGCAAGGCATCGTCGTGGCGCTGGAAACGGGCGAAGTGCCGCTCGCCCGCGTGCCGGACTTCTTCGAATACAGTTACCGCAACTGGTGGGTCCGCAAGGCCATCGACAGGGAACCGGTCCTGTGCGCGTTTTCCAGCGCCGACCATGAACGCAAGATCCGCGAATTCCGCCTGGCGGACGAGCGTTTCCAGCAGCTGACGCAGCAATACGTGGCCGCGGCGCTGGCGGCACGCATTCCAGCTGCCGCGACGCTGGCCACCGGGTCGGACTCGGAGCTGGGCCGCGTGCGTCGCGAATTGCAGAAGCAGCGCCGGCACATGCCGATACGGCAGCTGATCGCCGGCCTGCCGACCCTGCTGCCGCGCCTGAAGCCCTGCCTGCTGATGTCGCCGCTGTCCGTGGCGCAGTATCTCGACGCTGGCCATGCCCAGTTCGACGTCGTGATCTTCGACGAGGCGTCGCAGATCCCCGTGTGGGACGCGGTGGGTGCGATCGCCCGCGGCCGGCAGCTCGTCTGCGTGGGCGACCCGAAGCAGCTGCCGCCAACGAGCTTCTTCCACCGGGCCGACGAGGGCGAGGAAGGCGCCGGGGAAACCGAGGTGCAGGACCTGGAAAGCATCCTGGACGAATGTCTCGGCATCGGCCTGCCGGAATTGACCTTGAACTGGCACTACCGGAGCCGCCACGAAAGCCTGATCGCGTTCAGCAACGCCACCTATTACGGCAACGAGCTGGTGACGTTCCCCTCGCCCGTGACCGAGGACACGGCGGTGCGCTTCCGGCACGTGCCAGGCGTGTACGACCGGGGCGGCACGAAGACGAACCGCGCCGAGGCCGAAGCGATCGTGGCCGCCATCGAGCAGCATTACCTCGATGCCGCCCGCAGCCGGCAGACGCTGGGCGTGGTGACCTTCAACAGCGCGCAGCAGGCCCTGATCGAACGCTTGCTGGAGGAACGGCGGCGCGCCAACGCGGCGCTCGACGCGGCGATCGCCGCGCCGGCACAGGAAGCCCTGTTCGTCAAGAACCTGGAAAACGTGCAGGGCGACGAGCGGGACGTCATCCTGTTCTCCGTCACCTACGGCCCGGATGCGCAGGGCAAGGTGAGCCTGAATTTCGGCCCGCTGAACCTGGAGGGCGGCCAGCGCCGCCTGAACGTGGCGATTTCCCGCGCGCGGCAAGCCGTCGTCATCTTCAGCACGCTGTTGCCCGAACAGATCGACCTGGCGCGGGTGCGCGCCGCCGGGGTGCGCGACCTGCGCAACTACCTCGAATTCGCGCTGCGCGGGGCGCCGGCGCTGGCGCGGCAAGCGCAAGGCGCCGCCCGGGAAATCGCCGGCGGCTGCGAGCGCCAGATCGCCGCGGCGCTACGGGAACGGGGCTGGACGGTGCACGAGCAGGTCGGCGTGTCCGGCTATCGGCTGGACCTGGGCGTGGTGGACCCGCGCGCGGCCGGCCGCTACCTGCTGGGCATCGAGTGCGACGGCCCGTCGTACCACTCCGGCGCCACGGCGCGCGACCGCGACCGCCTGCGCCAGCACGTGCTGGAGGGGCTGGGCTGGAATCTGTTCCGCGTCTGGTCGACCGACTGGTGGCTCGATCCCGATGAGCCGCTCGGGCGCCTGCTGGCCCGGCTCGACGCGCTGGTGAGTCAGGAGGAATCCGTGGTCGAGCCGCCCCCTGCCGGGGAAACGCTGGAGGAAGCGCCGACGGCGCTGCCGGCCGAGCCGATGCCCGCAGACGCCGGGGCCGGGGCCGAAGCCGCGCCGGCGCGGCCGGACGATGCGAACCTCTACATACCGGTCGCGCTGCCGAAGGGCGACCCCGAGCGTTTTTACGAACCGGCGTCCAGTGCCGAACAGCGGCACCAGCTGGGCCGCGTCATCCATGAGGAAGGGCCGGTCGCGCAGGCCGTGCTGCTGCGCCGGATCATCCGCGCCTGGGGCCTGGCGCGCACCGGCTCGCGCATCGAAAAGCACCTGGCGGCGCTGCTCCCTGCGAACCAGCGCATGACCACCGAAGGCGGCGTGTTCTACTGGCCCGAGCACCTCGACCCGGCGGCGTGGACGGGCTTCCGCCTGCCGGGCGGGGAAGCGGAAGCGCGGCGCGCCATCGACGAGATCGCGCTGGAAGAGCTGGGCAATATCGCGCTGTACGTGCTGGGCCAGCAAGGCGGCACCACCCAGGCCGGGCTGGCCCGCGCGGTGTGCCGGCTGCTGGGCATGGCGCGCACGAGCGCCGAGGCGGAAGACCGGATCGGCCGCGCGCTGGGGCACGGCCGTGTCGCGGAACTGATTGCCGTCGCCGAGGGCGTGGTGTCGCTGCGCGGCTGA
- a CDS encoding response regulator, whose product MIDAAKPLPAILYVDDEPTALKYFQRALAAQANVLTAESVEEGKRMLDQHADTISVLVSDQRMPGAYGNELLFYAWDRYPHIVRILTTAYSEIAHTVEAVNQGQIHRYIQKPWDIAALRMEMKQAVDLARLRREHAQLLREKLLIRQKQAVANRIGTLYALCAGVAGGNEAVPIDAYLSAALCAGLTPPEPDWLMMDYSDLIGSEAFRAAAFGRAVRSQLDRLALRAALPGDVFGLLAEAFGDGFDRTPDGGTIVHTSRLTEFLETPTGSSVSELHAFWLATLLWLARHGQTLQMSGGPDGVRMRLVPGDGGPTASQLAGWIEQF is encoded by the coding sequence ATGATCGACGCTGCCAAACCATTGCCAGCCATCCTCTACGTCGACGACGAGCCGACAGCCCTGAAGTATTTCCAGCGCGCGCTGGCCGCGCAAGCGAACGTGCTGACGGCGGAATCGGTCGAGGAAGGCAAGCGCATGCTGGACCAGCATGCCGATACCATTTCGGTGCTGGTGTCCGACCAGCGCATGCCCGGCGCGTACGGCAACGAGCTGCTGTTCTACGCGTGGGATCGCTACCCGCACATCGTGCGCATCCTGACCACTGCCTACTCGGAGATCGCCCACACCGTCGAGGCGGTAAACCAGGGCCAGATCCACCGCTACATCCAGAAGCCCTGGGACATCGCCGCGCTGCGCATGGAGATGAAGCAGGCCGTGGACCTGGCGCGCCTGCGGCGCGAGCATGCGCAGCTGCTGCGTGAAAAGCTGCTGATCCGGCAGAAGCAGGCAGTGGCCAACCGTATCGGCACGCTGTACGCGCTGTGCGCGGGCGTGGCGGGCGGCAACGAGGCGGTGCCGATCGACGCTTACCTGTCCGCCGCCCTGTGCGCAGGCCTCACGCCGCCGGAACCGGACTGGCTGATGATGGATTATTCGGACCTGATCGGTTCGGAGGCGTTCCGCGCCGCCGCGTTCGGGCGCGCCGTGCGCTCGCAGCTCGACCGGCTGGCCCTTCGCGCCGCCTTGCCGGGCGACGTGTTCGGGCTGCTGGCCGAGGCCTTCGGCGACGGCTTCGACCGCACGCCCGATGGCGGCACCATCGTGCATACGTCCCGCCTCACGGAATTCCTCGAGACGCCGACGGGCAGCAGCGTGTCGGAACTGCACGCGTTCTGGCTGGCGACCCTCCTGTGGCTGGCCCGGCACGGGCAGACGCTGCAGATGTCCGGCGGGCCGGACGGCGTGCGCATGCGCCTGGTACCGGGCGACGGGGGGCCGACCGCCTCGCAACTGGCCGGCTGGATCGAACAGTTCTGA
- the kbl gene encoding glycine C-acetyltransferase, translating into MSEQANFYAGLRHNLEQLREQGLYKPERVLASRQGAEVTGDDGRTLINMCANNYLGLSGQEWVAQASIAATEQYGYGLSSVRFICGTQTIHKQLERAISDFLGTEDTILYAAAFDANGGVFEPLFDENDAIISDALNHASIIDGIRLCKAARLRYAHNDMADLETQLKAAAGKRHKIIVTDGVFSMDGTIAQLDRIVALAEQYGALVMIDECHASGFMGKTGRGTHEHHGVMGRIDIITGTLGKALGGAMGGFTSGRKEVIDTLRQKSRPYLFSNTLAPSIAGASLAVLKKLSESTELRDRLHENTAYFRREIERIGFTIKPGTHPVVPVMLFEAPVAQKFAARMYELGVLLSGFFYPVVPMGQARVRVQLSAAHTREQLDKVLAAFEQAGKELGILKN; encoded by the coding sequence ATGAGCGAACAAGCGAATTTCTATGCCGGCCTGCGGCACAACCTGGAGCAACTGCGCGAGCAGGGGCTGTACAAGCCCGAGCGGGTGCTGGCTTCCCGCCAGGGCGCGGAAGTGACGGGCGACGATGGACGGACGCTGATCAATATGTGCGCCAATAATTACCTCGGCCTGTCCGGCCAGGAATGGGTGGCCCAGGCCTCGATCGCCGCCACCGAGCAGTACGGCTACGGCCTGTCGTCGGTGCGTTTCATCTGCGGCACGCAGACGATCCACAAGCAGCTCGAGCGCGCGATTTCCGATTTCCTGGGCACCGAAGACACCATCCTGTACGCAGCGGCGTTCGACGCCAACGGCGGCGTGTTCGAACCGCTGTTCGACGAGAACGACGCGATCATTTCCGACGCACTGAACCATGCGTCGATCATCGACGGCATCCGGCTGTGCAAGGCCGCGCGCTTGCGCTACGCGCACAACGACATGGCCGACCTGGAAACGCAGCTGAAGGCCGCGGCGGGCAAGCGCCACAAGATCATCGTGACCGACGGCGTGTTCTCGATGGACGGCACGATCGCCCAGCTGGACAGGATCGTGGCACTGGCCGAACAGTACGGTGCGCTGGTGATGATCGACGAATGCCATGCCTCCGGCTTCATGGGCAAGACGGGCCGCGGCACGCACGAACACCATGGGGTGATGGGCAGGATCGACATCATCACGGGCACGCTGGGCAAGGCGCTGGGCGGCGCCATGGGCGGGTTTACCTCCGGTCGCAAGGAAGTGATCGACACGCTGCGCCAGAAATCGCGCCCCTACCTGTTCTCGAACACGCTGGCGCCATCGATCGCCGGCGCCTCGCTGGCGGTACTGAAAAAACTCTCGGAATCGACCGAACTGCGCGACCGCCTGCACGAAAACACCGCTTACTTCCGCCGCGAGATCGAACGGATCGGCTTCACGATCAAGCCGGGCACGCACCCGGTGGTGCCGGTGATGCTGTTCGAGGCGCCGGTGGCGCAGAAATTCGCCGCGCGCATGTATGAACTGGGCGTGCTGCTGTCCGGCTTCTTCTACCCGGTGGTGCCGATGGGGCAGGCGCGCGTGCGCGTGCAGCTCTCCGCCGCCCATACCCGTGAACAGCTGGACAAGGTGCTGGCCGCGTTCGAGCAGGCCGGCAAGGAACTCGGCATCCTGAAAAACTGA
- a CDS encoding DNA/RNA non-specific endonuclease, protein MLTAATPMFIRPLQAAALAAVLLAPAVHASESCPQHYVEGQAPRILNDKMARATRELCYKVFGVMHSGVTRTPLWSAEHLTARRIAQAEDMSRDNAFHAEPRLPKAQRAELADYARSGFDRGHMAPSGNMPDETSQYQSFTLANMVPQDADNNRHIWAGIENAVRKMVKKEGDLYVITGPAFLGADLRKVGNVLVPSHLYKVVYSPRQGAGGAWFVANEADAKPETMTIAQLESRIGIDLIPSLTKRQKEVMLKLPKTTKRKG, encoded by the coding sequence ATGCTGACAGCCGCTACCCCGATGTTCATCCGCCCGCTTCAAGCCGCCGCACTCGCGGCGGTACTCCTCGCCCCCGCCGTTCACGCTTCCGAATCCTGCCCCCAGCATTACGTGGAAGGCCAGGCACCGCGCATCCTCAACGACAAGATGGCGCGCGCCACGCGCGAGCTGTGCTACAAGGTGTTCGGGGTCATGCATTCCGGCGTGACGCGCACGCCGCTGTGGTCGGCCGAGCACCTGACCGCGCGCCGCATCGCGCAGGCCGAGGACATGTCGCGCGATAACGCATTCCACGCCGAGCCGCGCCTGCCGAAGGCGCAGCGCGCCGAACTGGCCGACTATGCGCGCAGCGGCTTCGACCGCGGCCACATGGCGCCGAGCGGCAATATGCCGGACGAGACGAGCCAGTACCAGAGCTTCACGCTGGCGAACATGGTGCCGCAGGATGCCGACAACAACCGCCACATCTGGGCCGGCATCGAGAACGCGGTGCGCAAGATGGTCAAGAAGGAGGGCGACCTGTACGTGATCACCGGGCCGGCCTTCCTGGGCGCCGACCTGCGCAAGGTCGGCAATGTGCTGGTGCCCAGCCACCTGTACAAGGTGGTGTACAGCCCGCGCCAGGGGGCCGGCGGGGCATGGTTCGTGGCCAACGAGGCCGATGCGAAGCCGGAGACGATGACGATCGCGCAACTGGAAAGCAGGATCGGCATCGATCTGATACCTTCGCTCACGAAGCGGCAGAAAGAGGTGATGCTGAAGCTGCCGAAGACCACCAAACGTAAAGGCTGA
- a CDS encoding XRE family transcriptional regulator has product MKSPVPSNAPPEVGAALQRLRLARGLTLEDLSRIAGVSKSMLSQIEREKANPTIAITWRLANALGVPIGELLADEQRPADTIRVLDAHETPTLPGNHAGYVLRILGPMELAGKYEWYELTLAPGGELVSQAHDPGTTEHVTLLHGAIEVEVGTHKKKVKQGGTARYPADQQHALRNIGKAEARALLVVIHR; this is encoded by the coding sequence ATGAAATCACCCGTGCCGTCCAATGCCCCACCCGAGGTGGGCGCCGCCCTGCAACGCCTGCGCCTCGCTCGCGGCCTCACGCTGGAAGACCTGTCGCGCATTGCCGGCGTGTCGAAATCGATGCTCTCCCAGATCGAACGCGAAAAGGCCAATCCCACCATCGCCATCACCTGGCGCCTTGCCAACGCGTTGGGTGTGCCGATCGGCGAGCTGCTGGCGGACGAGCAGCGCCCGGCAGACACGATCCGCGTGCTGGACGCCCACGAGACCCCCACGCTGCCCGGCAACCATGCCGGCTACGTGCTGCGCATCCTCGGCCCGATGGAACTGGCCGGCAAATACGAATGGTATGAATTGACCCTGGCGCCCGGTGGAGAGCTCGTGTCGCAGGCGCACGACCCGGGTACCACCGAACACGTCACGCTGCTGCACGGCGCCATCGAAGTCGAAGTGGGGACGCACAAGAAAAAGGTCAAGCAAGGCGGCACGGCACGCTACCCGGCCGACCAGCAGCACGCGCTGCGCAATATCGGCAAGGCGGAGGCCAGGGCACTGCTGGTCGTGATACACCGCTGA
- a CDS encoding hybrid sensor histidine kinase/response regulator, translating to MENIAERATPTVLYVDDEDMARKYFGRAFGNEYRVLTAPGVDAALALLGDHEVDVLITDYRMPGRVGSELLREVERAWPGLVRILVTAYADKDVLLETVNGGDVFRVLEKPIRQETLREVLRQASAEAMRRARDRAARDHGLLAVEETVAFLAHELGTPLASIADFARALARRVRDDDPAGDPAALPLKAQIGNAVAHMNDNARYCQSVLDSFVASVKRASLAPAARVAGGSAQRMVAALLDSYPMSAGERAAITVDVQRDFAIRASPNCVALVLSSLLANALQALRGQPAPRLSITVGAGGRAAIAVADNGPGIAPEIVHRLLLDPVPMHTDGGSGWSLIFCNRVMQSFGGHLRVQSRQTPARTAAREPAPVPDQVPDQVPEPEPARGPEQQRGTTVTMNFPETQKELA from the coding sequence ATGGAGAATATCGCGGAGCGGGCCACGCCGACCGTGCTGTACGTGGACGACGAGGACATGGCGCGCAAGTACTTTGGCCGTGCCTTCGGCAATGAATACCGGGTGCTGACGGCGCCCGGCGTCGATGCGGCGCTGGCGCTTCTCGGCGACCACGAAGTGGATGTGCTGATCACGGACTACCGCATGCCGGGCCGCGTCGGCAGCGAGCTGCTGCGCGAGGTGGAGCGGGCCTGGCCCGGCCTGGTGCGCATCCTCGTCACCGCCTATGCGGACAAGGACGTGCTGCTGGAAACGGTTAACGGCGGCGACGTGTTCCGCGTGCTGGAAAAGCCGATCCGGCAGGAGACACTGCGCGAGGTGCTGCGCCAGGCCAGCGCGGAAGCCATGCGCCGCGCCCGCGACCGCGCCGCGCGCGACCATGGCCTGCTGGCGGTGGAGGAAACGGTGGCCTTCCTGGCGCATGAACTGGGCACGCCGCTGGCATCGATCGCCGACTTCGCGCGCGCGCTGGCGCGGCGGGTGCGCGACGACGACCCGGCCGGCGACCCGGCGGCGCTGCCGCTGAAGGCGCAGATCGGCAACGCGGTGGCCCACATGAACGACAATGCCCGCTATTGCCAGTCGGTACTCGATTCCTTCGTCGCATCGGTCAAGCGCGCGTCGCTGGCGCCGGCGGCGCGGGTGGCCGGCGGCAGTGCGCAGCGGATGGTGGCCGCATTGCTCGACTCCTATCCGATGAGCGCGGGCGAGCGCGCCGCGATCACCGTCGACGTGCAGCGCGATTTCGCGATCCGCGCGTCGCCGAACTGCGTGGCGCTGGTATTGTCGTCGCTGCTCGCCAATGCGCTGCAGGCGCTGCGTGGCCAGCCCGCGCCGCGCCTGTCCATCACGGTGGGGGCGGGCGGCCGGGCCGCGATCGCCGTCGCAGACAACGGGCCCGGCATCGCGCCGGAAATCGTGCATCGCCTGCTGCTCGACCCCGTGCCCATGCACACCGACGGGGGCAGCGGCTGGAGCCTGATCTTCTGCAACCGCGTGATGCAGTCGTTCGGCGGGCACCTGCGCGTGCAATCGCGGCAAACTCCCGCGCGGACCGCGGCACGTGAGCCGGCTCCGGTGCCGGATCAGGTGCCGGATCAGGTGCCGGAACCCGAGCCGGCGCGCGGGCCGGAACAACAGCGGGGAACGACCGTAACAATGAACTTTCCCGAAACGCAAAAGGAACTAGCATGA